The nucleotide window TAGGGTTTGAATTGTATTGAGAATTGTATTGATCAAAAAATAGGGTTACAAAGAATGGTGTTTATATAGAACACCAAGTTACATATTAGCCCCCTATACTATCTATTATCTTCTTTCCGACAAGTTCGTCGACAACCGGCAGTGATCAAGAAAGGAGAAGGAGTGCAGACATGGCACCGGAGGAGGCTGCAACAGAGCATTATGCTCTCTATGCCGGAAATAGTTGGGAAGGAACCTGGAACCTGCACAAGAAACGTCGCCGGTTCAACTTCAATGAAGCCCGGAAAGCTGTTGATGAAGCAAATTACAGCGTCTTGATGTATGCTACAAAGCATAATCAAGTTTAAGGGGGATTATGTTAGAACTGTATTAAACTTAATTATGCTTATGTATATGTATTAAATGATATGTATTCGAACAAGTATGATAGCCTATGTAATGTGGTGTGATAAGCGGGTAATTTCAAAATAACTGCCGGAGCAGTTCTTCCCACCAAATTAACCGCTTAAACATGATGTATATATATACTTGTTTACCGGCAACATTCTCCGGTATCAAGACAATCCTTTCAATCAGAATTGTCCATTAAACCTTTCATATTCTGCACATAACCTTGAATACTCGATATTTCTGCACATTTCCTCATTCGAAATCATGTCTGTTGATTCGAACAAACTTAAACTTTCCGCTGCAAATGATCAAGTTTCCCAACACAATACGTATCGGGACCTAAAATATCAATATTGGCCTGTGTAAGAACCATGTGGTATCAATATTGGCTTGTGTAGAAACCATGCTGTATCATTCGTTACCGGAACCAAAGAATTTCTCTCAAAACAAACACCTGAAGATTTCTTAAGCTACAACCACTACCAGTCTACCACTGTTACCTAAATTATGGTCAAAATTAGTCCATCATGTTATATGTTTATAAGTTTATTGTTATCATTTATTTTAAATTGTAAGGTACTTAGGATACTTTTCCCAACAATAATCAATATACAACACCGTTTCATGCAAATATTCCTCAATAAATATGTGATATTCATCAAGACATAAATTCGTTATCATgtaaaatcaattttaaatagAAAACCGTGGATCATATAACACATATATTGAAAATGATAATCTTGAATTGAGGAGATCAAGATCATGACGGGTTATAGATAATTCTTGATGAATTATTTATTGAGTCTGATAATTGTTAGTTTAAATTAGATAGGTTTCTGTagttggtttatttatttatattaatagtGTTTTAGTAGGGTTAGAACTAGAACGAGTTTAATATAAATAGATTGTTAGGACTTAGGGTTATTGTATTGGTGTGCGTTCATTCATATATTATAAAAAGAGTCGAACGAATTTGCTCAATATCATGTTTGTATGTTCGATTAAAGGCCTGATTTTCCAACATATATAACAAACCATTAGGCCCAACCAAATAAAAGAATTGAAACATAGGCCCAAGTCTTGTGTTTTATAAAGTTAATAACTGTTAAACCAATATAATATGAAACCTAGTGGCTTCTTCACGTGTTCTTCGTTAGTTCGTTTGCTTGCAGGTTTGAACTTTGAATCTCCCGTTTCTATCTATTGTTCATcaatcacacacacaaacacgtAAAGTGTATATTACAATTTAGGGTTTATTACTTTTAAGCTGATCAGTTTGACTTGTATTgcatatattatatgtatatttttgttaGAAAACAAAGTACTTACTATATATAAATCATGATTTGGCTTTTTAGGATCTGCAACTTATTGTTTTTGTATATGTCTTTTTTGTTATTATTCttttatgtttgtttgtgttaACATGATAGCATCTTAACCAAGAACATATATAAACTGTAAACACACATGAACAAACTTATTTTCTTAACAAGGACAAAACTGTGTATGATTTGGCTAATGTACGCAGTATGCATTCTTAGTTTTAAATAACTACTTGTTATAtattcgttcggttcatttacaagtTATAACCCTATAGTTGTTATTTACTGTTGATCTGATTGTTTTAATAAACGTTACGAACAAATAGCTTGATCATAAATGTAGTCATGTAGAACCTGAAATATATAAACTAATTTTGGACATGTTGGAGCATTTTAATAAATGTTTTAACTAATGAATTTGTTGTTTGATCATACAGAAACATAATCAGTGATGGCAGTGACTCCAGATGGTATATCACTGATACCGTCAAATCCTCGTCCGGATCCTTCAACTGATATCCGAGTCATTGTACAAGTCTCGGACATACAGCCTTATCAAGACCGATACTTGTACGGATAATCTTTTTATAGTTTGCTTTGTTTTCTGTTGTAAGTTTGGTTGCTACTGATTGTGTTTTCGACTTTTCGGGTTATTAGTTTTACAGTGAGTGATGGAAATGCAAAGCTATTTTCATTTGTGCTTTTCTCAACTGCAAACATGTATGGAGAGATTCGAAATCTTGATCTTATATGTATCACTGAGTACTACGTTTGGTCCCGGTGAGTATTAAGTTCTTTCTTTTGGTCTGCTCAAATCAATCAAagttttttttatagttttaatTCTACAGTTACTAATTTCATTAGGTGTTGCATTTTTGTGATAaaaaatttataattttttttagctTAAGTGAGACAAGCGAACATAtataatggttttttttttttttttttttttttttttttttttttttcaaatgaacTTGAAGAATGAGGTTATAGTGAATCATAGATTTTAAATTTGAACATATATGAATCTATAACAAACTTGTTGTAAATTATAGATTTTTAATCTTACCCACATTTATGAGGTAGAGGATcatgtaaaaagtgctcaaagtgtgagaagtgtattataacactatatatataatactatataacatcatgtaaacaccgtataacaatatttaacaccatataataccatataacactatatatcgttatataacaaatataacactataggttgtctgatagcgtgtctatgatagatgtatagtgttatatttgttatataatgatatatagtgttacatagtgttatatgctattatatggtgttacatattgttatacggtgtttatatggtctACTCAAATcaatcaaagttttttttttttttttttatagttttaatTCTACAATTACTCAATTTCATTAGGTGTTGCATTTTTGTGATAAAAAagttttaaatgtttttttttaaacttaagtGAGACAAGTGAACATATATAAATGgatattttattttcaaacaaaCTTGAAGTATGAGGTTATAGTGAATTATAGATTTTTAATTTGAACATATATGAATCTATAACAAACTTGTGGTAAATTATAGATTTTTAATCTTACCCACATTTATGATCCTATAAGGTATTTGTTGGTGCATAAATATGAAGTTGTCTCTCCTCCTAAAAAGATAGAAGTTAAGGAAGAAGCCGGCGATAATTTAAAGCCGAAGCAAGAAACCGAGGTGGAGACTTTTACCAATAGAGAAGATGCTCGTATTGTTTTGAAACCAAATCAAGAAGTAGCTAAGTCAGCTGCTCAAAACGAAGCAGTTTGTGTTTATAATGTAGAGTTAACTGATGAAGATGTAAGTGTACACATTTTCCTTTGTATGATATTGTCAAAATCCTTTTGCGATGGTTTTGGCTGTCGCAGATTACCGATTCCATGGTAGTGAATCAAGAAATTCTACTTTGCAGGGTACTCGAGTCGAAGCAGTTGTGTTTAGCGATGCTGCAACAAACTTCATAGATAGATTCAAAGTGGGCAAGGTTTATTACACATCCAAAGTATCTTTAAAAGAGGGAACATATGTTAATCACAAAGAGCTTAATGGTAAGATGCCCCGCGTAAACATAGTGCCGAGTTAGTGTATGATTTTCTAAGCTTGTTCATATGCAACTAGAATGAATATATAGTATGTTTCAATCTTAGGTTTTATGGCTAATTACTTTGTTGTTAAAATCTATTTTCTTGACGACGGCATTGGTataaattttcatgttttgaagaTGGTGTGAGTGGAAAGAAGAAACAACAGTGGAGTGACGAGGAAGTTGAAGCGTTAGTCGATATTCTACGAGaacttgcttgtgatcaagaaaacaagaataCCATGGTTGAAGTGCGAAAAAGACTAGTGCAAAAATTTCCTGATTTTGATAAAGATGTTAACCCACACATAGACTCTATGATCAAATATCTTAGAAACAAGCATAGTGCAATTTCGGAGATGTTGATGCAACGCGGTTGTCGATGGGATTATGTTGATAACAAAATCAATTGTGAGAAGCATTGGTATGATGACTGGTGTAAGGTAAGTGcccgacccccgaacttttctCTCAGCAGTGTAATATATttggttttcgtatagaaatttttgggtatatacgtttttaaacgcgtatcttttttttttttttttggaataatATTGGTTTCATTTTTTGTAGGATCACAATAACGCAGTCGGATTGTGGAACTTGAAATTCCCGTATTTGTACAAACTGGATTCGCTTTGGGGCACAAATATAGCAACACAACTAAAAACCGAGGACATTTCACAAGCATGCGAGAATAACAATGACGAAAATATTGGTGTTGCGACAAAATCTGATTCTTGGGGCGATGAGAAGTTGGAAGAGATTATTGATGCACTTCTTAATGTTAGCTTAGCTGACGAGGATGTTGGAAGGGCTGCTGAACTTTGCTACAAAGATCCCGACAAAGCTAAGTTATTGTTTGCTTTGCCAAGTCCTATAAAAAGATCCTATGTGATGTCGTTCTTGTATCCAGGGTCGCTAAATCATATAAGAAAATCCCATTTCTAACTTTCGTTTATAAAATTTTCTCGAGCTTGTAGTGATTTGTGAACTTTATGACATTCATTTCTTAGTGATTTAATTGTAACGCCACGTTTGATAATGTATTGGATCTGTTCCTAATTCTAGGCAAATGTAGTTTCGTATCAACACGGGTTTTATATGAATTATGTAAGTAGCATTAGCGACCAATTTTCCGCAACACAGGTTGGTTGTAAATATGTCTTAAGTATTTCATCGTCCCTAATTTATGTTGCGATTTTAAAGACGGATTTCATTGTCCCTAATATCTGCCTCAAAATGAAATGTCACAAAATGATAACACAAGGATTTGTTTAATTGACCCCTGAATACTAATCCACAATGCAATCTTACTCATAAGTTTGTTGTGTTACAAGTTTGACACTCTTTTAACACTTTTGGCTGCCTACAAGTGAAGGGATAACCCCCTAGACCGGCACAATAGTGAATACACATCTAGAACGAGTAAAGTATATGCCATTATTAAGCGAACAAAGCCAATGACCATGGCCCGACAAGCAGGCTTGCTGCGCCGGTGGCAAAGACTCACGATGAAGGGCATTTGATGCTATTTTATCGACTCTGCATAAGGCTTTCAAGCCTCACTTGTTCTCATGTCGGATGCTGGTCACAACGTAAATCTCCAAATCCTCACCGTCAGTGgcaaagcttgagatttccgaccgggggattgaaaacgtatatacctaaaaaaattataaaaccggggggtcga belongs to Helianthus annuus cultivar XRQ/B chromosome 5, HanXRQr2.0-SUNRISE, whole genome shotgun sequence and includes:
- the LOC110870318 gene encoding uncharacterized protein LOC110870318, whose translation is MAVTPDGISLIPSNPRPDPSTDIRVIVQVSDIQPYQDRYFFTVSDGNAKLFSFVLFSTANMYGEIRNLDLICITEYYVWSRYLLVHKYEVVSPPKKIEVKEEAGDNLKPKQETEVETFTNREDARIVLKPNQEVAKSAAQNEAVCVYNVELTDEDGTRVEAVVFSDAATNFIDRFKVGKVYYTSKVSLKEGTYVNHKELNDGVSGKKKQQWSDEEVEALVDILRELACDQENKNTMVEVRKRLVQKFPDFDKDVNPHIDSMIKYLRNKHSAISEMLMQRGCRWDYVDNKINCEKHWYDDWCKDHNNAVGLWNLKFPYLYKLDSLWGTNIATQLKTEDISQACENNNDENIGVATKSDSWGDEKLEEIIDALLNVSLADEDVGRAAELCYKDPDKAKLLFALPSPIKRSYVMSFLYPGSLNHIRKSHF